A region from the Anomalospiza imberbis isolate Cuckoo-Finch-1a 21T00152 chromosome 23, ASM3175350v1, whole genome shotgun sequence genome encodes:
- the PPIH gene encoding peptidyl-prolyl cis-trans isomerase H — translation MSALAANPNNPVVFFDVTIGGQEVGRMKIELFADVVPKTAENFRQFCTGEFRKDGVPIGYKGSTFHRVIKDFMIQGGDFVNGDGTGVASIYRGPFADENFKLKHSAPGLLSMANSGPSTNGCQFFITCSKCDWLDGKHVVFGKIVDGLLVMRKIENVPTGPNNKPKLPVVISQCGEM, via the exons ATGTCGGCCCTGGCAGCGAATCCGAACAACCCCGTGGTTTTCTTCGATGTAACCATCGGCGGGCAG GAGGTCGGCCGCATGAAGATCGAGCTGTTCGCAGACGTTGTACccaaaacagcagagaacttCAG GCAGTTTTGTACAGGTGAATTCAG GAAAGATGGCGTCCCTATAGGTTATAAAGGAAGCACTTTCCACAG GGTAATAAAGGATTTCATGATCCAAGGAGGTGACTTCGTAAAT GGAGATGGCACTGGAGTAGCCAGTATATATAGGGGTCCTTTTGCAGATGAAAACTTCAAGCTGAAACACTCTGCTCCTGGCTTGCTTTCTATG GCAAACAGTGGTCCGAGTACCAATGGCTGCCAGTTCTTCATCACTTGCTCCAAGTGTGACTGGTTGGATGGGAAGCATGTTGTGTTTG GTAAAATTGTCGATGGGCTGTTGGTCATGAGAAAAATTGAA AACGTGCCTACGGGTCCCAATAACAAACCCAAGTTGCCAGTTGTGATCTCTCAGTGTGGGGAAATGTGA